A stretch of Brassica napus cultivar Da-Ae chromosome C6, Da-Ae, whole genome shotgun sequence DNA encodes these proteins:
- the LOC106422539 gene encoding uncharacterized protein LOC106422539, translating into MEIQLPSDDIITVEFEYIKIEKHCFTYFSLFHEDENCPVKPRHSLPIKERKLGITQRIALQRIEADNRMIVGAKNSDEFVKKKTKDFRFPNYFSVPPVGLSGGLSLLWKKGVDLTILEALPNLIDTTITFKGVTSFVTFVYGAPAAENRAAFWAKLNEVGAGRDTSWLITGDFNDILDNSEKVGGPARWEGSFTSFRSFVSQHGLWNLTHSGNHLSWIGNRCRYLRFEGSDHRPLVTYFNASTPKRRGIFRIDRALTENDEIETLVDAAWNHDPLESVIGKLNACRRGIIRWAREHNLKHILIINQTQESLEKALSATILDPVLITSLSNTLRDAYKEEELFWVQRSRILWLKCGDRNFFHAISRQRRMINNLSVIEDYEGKEVYEEPQIVTVISDYVRDIFNSVGDGDFSDIQNILSPRVTDEMNMSFTALPSESEIYYAVMSINGGKAPGPDRFSSKFYQAYWHIIKADVVRDIRQFFSSGYLHPQQNVTHIRLIPKGIGPRRVSDYRPIALCNTHYKIIGKILSHRLKPLLPDLISVSQSAFVSGRAIGDNVLITHETLHYLRTLEARSIAQWPLKQT; encoded by the exons ATGGAGATCCAGCTACCATCAGATGATATTATAACTGTGGAATTTGAGTACATCAAGATTGAGAAGCATTGCTTCACTTACTTCTCTCTATTCCATGAGGATGAAAACTGCCCAGTTAAACCTCGACATTCTCTTCCCATCAAGGAGCGAAAACTGGGTATTACTCAAAGAATTGCGTTGCAACGCATTGAAGCTGATAACCGGATGATCGTCGGGG CTAAGAATTCTGATgaatttgtgaagaagaagaccaAGGATTTCCGATTCCCCAACTACTTCTCGGTGCCCCCGGTGGGGCTCAGTGGAGGGTTATCCTTGCTGTGGAAAAAAGGAGTGGATCTAACCATTTTGGAAGCACTACCCAACCTAATCGATACAACGATCACCTTCAAAGGAGTGACATCGTTTGTTACCTTTGTATATGGGGCGCCTGCTGCGGAAAACAGAGCAGCTTTCTGGGCCAAGCTTAATGAGGTTGGAGCTGGCCGGGATACATCATGGCTGATTACAGGGGATTTTAATGATATTCTTGACAACTCCGAGAAAGTGGGCGGACCGGCTCGCTGGGAGGGTTCATTCACATCTTTTAGATCGTTTGTCTCTCAGCACGGTCTCTGGAATCTCACCCACTCGGGCAATCATCTATCTTGGATAGGGAATAG ATGTCGATATCTTCGTTTTGAGGGCTCCGACCATCGCCCTTTGGTCACCTATTTCAACGCCTCAACGCCAAAGAGGAGAGGAATTTTTCGCATTGATAGAGCACTAACAGAGAATGATGAGATTGAAACGCTAGTCGATGCTGCCTGGAATCACGATCCGTTGGAATCAGTCATTGGCAAGCTCAATGCGTGTCGCCGCGGCATCATCAGGTGGGCGCGGGAACATAATCTTAAGCACATTCTGATCATCAACCAGACTCAGGAATCTCTAGAGAAGGCTCTCTCAGCTACCATCCTAGACCCCGTGTTAATCACCTCGCTGTCAAATACCTTGAGGGATGCATATAAAGAGGaagaactcttctgggttcaaCGGAGTAGGATTCTCTGGTTGAAATGTGGGGATCGTAACTTCTTCCACGCTATCTCCCGGCAGAGAAGAATGATTAATAACCTATCTGTGATTGAAGATTACGAAGGTAAGGAGGTGTATGAGGAACCGCAGATAGTCACAGTTATATCAGACTACGTCAGAGATATTTTCAACTCGGTTGGTGATGGGGACTTCTCGGACATTCAGAACATCCTGTCCCCAAGAGTCACCGACGAGATGAACATGTCCTTTACGGCACTGCCAAGTGAGTCAGAGATCTATTATGCGGTTATGTCGATCAATGGAGGGAAGGCCCCAGGCCCCGACAGATTCTCCTCCAAATTCTATCAAGCGTATTGGCACATCATCAAAGCGGATGTAGTTAGAGATATCAGACAATTCTTCTCCTCAGGATATTTGCACCCGCAACAGAATGTAACGCACATCCGACTTATCCCAAAAGGAATAGGACCGAGACGGGTTTCCGACTACAGACCCATTGCCCTCTGCAACACGCACTATAAGATCATCGGAAAGATCCTGTCTCATCGGCTCAAGCCTCTCCTACCGGACCTGATCTCGGTTTCCCAGTCAGCCTTCGTCTCCGGCAGGGCCATTGGCGACAATGTGTTGATCACACATGAGACGTTGCACTATCTAAGGACTTTGGAAGCAAGAAGTATTGCTCAATGGCCATTAAAACAGACATGA